The following proteins are encoded in a genomic region of Acidobacteriota bacterium:
- a CDS encoding peroxiredoxin, which translates to MKIGDLAPDFTLTDGNGDSWSLSNYIGQTVVLLFYPGDNTPVCTAQLCSVRDHWSEYQATGAEVVGISTDTVDSHKGFAEMNRLPLRLLSDADRKVSEMYDMKSWLPGRSARGVVVIDGEGKIAYHKVQAVSLFKPSDDDVLAAIILANGY; encoded by the coding sequence ATGAAGATCGGGGACTTGGCACCAGATTTCACACTAACTGATGGCAACGGCGATTCGTGGTCACTAAGTAATTACATTGGACAGACGGTCGTTCTGCTTTTCTATCCGGGCGATAATACGCCGGTTTGTACGGCGCAGCTTTGTTCGGTACGGGACCATTGGTCGGAGTATCAGGCGACCGGAGCTGAGGTTGTTGGGATCTCGACTGATACGGTCGACTCTCATAAAGGCTTTGCCGAAATGAATCGACTACCGCTGCGTCTGCTATCTGACGCGGATCGAAAAGTCTCGGAAATGTACGATATGAAGTCCTGGCTGCCCGGCCGCTCGGCCCGCGGCGTGGTCGTCATCGACGGCGAAGGCAAGATCGCCTATCATAAGGTACAAGCGGTCAGCTTGTTCAAGCCGTCCGACGATGATGTTCTCGCAGCGATCATACTCGCGAACGGATATTGA
- the msrB gene encoding peptide-methionine (R)-S-oxide reductase MsrB, with protein sequence MKLKFIFALFSLAIAVTVFSSCRSAVLEPTSEKVVEPTPKPAVPASSVSSDDVFDGKEIVKTEEEWKKQLSPDAYYVLREEGTERAFTGEYDKNKEEGDYYCAACRLKLFSSKSKFDSGTGWPSFYEPINKKNVVEKTDRSFGSVRTEVECARCGSHLGHVFNDGPQPTGLRYCMNSISLKFETR encoded by the coding sequence ATGAAACTCAAATTTATCTTTGCGCTATTTTCGTTGGCAATTGCGGTGACGGTGTTTTCGTCTTGCCGTTCGGCGGTATTGGAACCGACCAGTGAAAAGGTCGTTGAGCCTACTCCAAAACCGGCAGTTCCCGCGTCCTCAGTGTCTTCGGATGACGTGTTTGACGGCAAAGAGATCGTAAAGACTGAGGAAGAGTGGAAAAAGCAGCTTTCGCCCGATGCCTATTACGTCCTGCGTGAGGAAGGCACCGAGCGAGCCTTTACCGGCGAGTACGACAAAAATAAGGAAGAGGGCGATTATTATTGTGCCGCGTGCCGTCTCAAGCTGTTTTCGTCGAAATCAAAGTTCGATTCCGGAACCGGTTGGCCTAGTTTCTATGAGCCGATCAACAAGAAGAACGTGGTGGAAAAGACCGATCGCAGTTTCGGCAGCGTCCGAACCGAGGTCGAATGTGCGCGGTGCGGTTCGCATCTCGGTCACGTGTTCAATGACGGCCCACAGCCGACAGGCCTCAGGTATTGTATGAATTCGATCTCGTTGAAGTTTGAGACGAGATGA
- a CDS encoding GNAT family N-acetyltransferase, whose product MIFDRLQFINEEFDATDVTPEQYDHLLADAWRHFGSHFFRYNFGIYEDETRRVIPLRIRLADFTMSKSQRRVLRRNAGLEVSIGPANITTEVHELFERHKRRFKTGIPNTIYDFIARDAESSPTELLQITVRDDERLVAISFFDLAERSVSAIYGCFDPEETSRSLGIFTMLKVMEYAGDLDFDLYYHGYAYEGSSFYDYKKRFSAIEAFDWNGNWLPLKYE is encoded by the coding sequence ATGATATTCGACCGGCTGCAATTCATAAACGAAGAATTTGATGCGACCGACGTAACTCCCGAACAGTATGACCATTTGCTCGCGGACGCCTGGCGGCATTTTGGCTCGCACTTTTTTCGTTACAATTTCGGGATATATGAGGACGAGACCCGGCGTGTCATTCCTTTGAGGATCAGGCTTGCCGACTTTACGATGTCAAAAAGCCAACGCCGCGTTCTTCGCCGCAACGCTGGCCTTGAAGTGTCGATCGGCCCCGCTAACATCACGACTGAGGTCCACGAACTCTTCGAGCGGCACAAGCGCCGTTTCAAAACCGGCATCCCGAATACGATCTACGATTTCATCGCCCGCGACGCCGAGAGTTCGCCGACCGAGCTGTTACAAATTACTGTTCGCGACGACGAAAGACTTGTTGCAATCAGCTTTTTCGACCTTGCCGAACGATCGGTCTCGGCGATCTATGGCTGTTTCGATCCCGAAGAAACAAGCCGAAGCCTCGGCATTTTCACGATGTTAAAGGTCATGGAATACGCGGGCGATCTCGATTTCGATCTCTACTATCACGGCTACGCCTACGAAGGCTCGTCATTCTACGACTACAAAAAGCGTTTCTCCGCCATCGAGGCTTTCGATTGGAATGGAAACTGGTTGCCGCTCAAGTATGAGTAG
- a CDS encoding fatty acid desaturase, producing MQNVLEFESKRTGFNWKNVAIVTFFHLAAVPVIFTFSWSNLAALLIGNWIVGSLGVGLGWHRLLTHRGFTAPKWLEYLLTIFGTMSMQDPPDKWVATHRMHHKFVDTEKDPHSARSGFWWPQIGWVLWGTAQDHDSATMKRYVPDLLKDKGQVLISKYFYLPIIISAFILFAIGGWTMVVWGVAARVVFGWHTTWFVNSLSHIYGKRPHDTGDLSTNNWFVAILTFGEGWHNNHHMWPTSARHGTEWYQFDMNWIAIRIFERLGWAKNIKLAAETPPIELKQAA from the coding sequence ATGCAAAACGTCCTCGAATTCGAAAGCAAGCGAACCGGTTTCAATTGGAAAAATGTCGCGATCGTAACATTTTTTCACCTTGCGGCAGTTCCGGTTATCTTTACTTTTAGCTGGTCAAATCTGGCGGCTCTTTTGATCGGCAACTGGATCGTCGGCAGCCTCGGAGTTGGGCTCGGATGGCATCGATTGTTGACGCATCGCGGGTTTACGGCACCGAAGTGGCTCGAATATCTGCTTACGATCTTTGGGACGATGTCGATGCAGGATCCGCCCGACAAATGGGTCGCAACGCACCGGATGCACCACAAATTCGTTGATACCGAGAAAGATCCGCATTCGGCCCGCAGTGGTTTTTGGTGGCCGCAGATCGGTTGGGTCTTGTGGGGAACCGCTCAGGACCATGACTCGGCAACGATGAAGCGTTACGTTCCGGATCTCTTGAAAGACAAGGGACAGGTGCTGATCTCAAAGTATTTTTACCTTCCGATCATCATTTCTGCGTTTATTCTGTTTGCGATCGGCGGTTGGACGATGGTCGTTTGGGGAGTAGCGGCACGAGTTGTATTTGGCTGGCACACGACGTGGTTCGTCAATTCACTCTCGCACATCTACGGGAAACGCCCACATGACACCGGCGACCTTTCGACAAACAATTGGTTCGTTGCCATTCTTACCTTTGGCGAAGGCTGGCACAATAACCATCACATGTGGCCGACCTCGGCACGGCACGGCACGGAGTGGTATCAATTTGATATGAACTGGATCGCGATCCGCATATTCGAACGTCTCGGCTGGGCAAAAAATATAAAACTCGCCGCCGAGACGCCCCCCATCGAATTGAAACAAGCAGCATAA
- a CDS encoding DUF962 domain-containing protein, whose amino-acid sequence MTTNPTNYTEFWDFYVSEHSLPLTRALHFIGTSLGIALLVFFIVRGQWYFFPAFFIVGYAFAWFAHFVVEKNRPASFRFPLWSFISDFKMMWYMATGRMGREVKRVTGAIQANTTTNAESVDVR is encoded by the coding sequence ATGACTACGAATCCGACAAACTACACCGAATTTTGGGACTTCTACGTCTCTGAACACAGTCTGCCGCTGACTCGAGCCCTGCATTTCATCGGTACGTCGTTGGGTATCGCCTTATTGGTATTTTTCATCGTACGCGGTCAGTGGTATTTCTTTCCTGCATTTTTCATCGTCGGTTATGCGTTCGCATGGTTTGCACATTTTGTCGTTGAGAAAAATCGACCGGCCAGTTTCCGATTTCCGCTGTGGTCATTTATAAGTGATTTCAAGATGATGTGGTACATGGCCACCGGCCGTATGGGCCGCGAAGTCAAGCGGGTGACCGGCGCGATTCAAGCAAACACGACTACCAACGCGGAATCTGTTGATGTTCGATGA
- a CDS encoding DUF2256 domain-containing protein encodes MKIRFTKSTLPEKVCIRCNRPFSWRKRWEKVWDEVKYCSERCRKTKPDQCPEYQS; translated from the coding sequence ATGAAAATTCGTTTTACAAAATCTACGCTTCCTGAGAAAGTCTGCATCCGCTGCAATCGGCCATTTTCCTGGCGAAAACGCTGGGAGAAGGTCTGGGACGAGGTTAAGTATTGCTCCGAAAGATGCCGCAAGACCAAGCCTGATCAGTGCCCTGAATACCAATCATAA
- a CDS encoding alkaline phosphatase family protein, whose amino-acid sequence MKRSILLPVSLLLIVISTFDIWAQSKTQNVILITLDGARNQEIFGGLDKEIFISADKNAEKTMAYKRFWATTPKLRRERLMPFFWGTLMASHGSIAGNRELKSSIQTTNKLWFSYPGYSEILTGQAHDDVINSNGFGQNPYPSVLDFLQKKLKLDANEVVDFSSWEVFNRIATNKPGSFMVNAGYEEYESKNKEIADLSRTQFQTLSPWPSVRHDYYTFKLALAHMKEFRPRAVHLGLGETDDWAHDKNYERVLDALKLTDDFLKELWEFVQNDPAYRDKTSIIITTDHGRGNSTKDWFDHGEEVPEAQHIWMAFVSPDSELRGEWKNSDTIYQNQAAATLCRFLTLDYSEQNPQAGKPIKQLFIMK is encoded by the coding sequence ATGAAGAGATCGATCCTACTGCCAGTCAGTTTGTTGCTAATTGTCATCAGCACCTTCGACATCTGGGCACAAAGCAAAACTCAGAATGTCATCTTGATAACGCTTGACGGCGCGCGGAATCAGGAGATATTTGGCGGCCTCGACAAGGAGATCTTTATCTCGGCCGACAAGAATGCTGAAAAGACGATGGCCTACAAACGATTTTGGGCGACAACGCCGAAACTTCGGCGGGAAAGGTTGATGCCGTTTTTCTGGGGCACACTGATGGCGTCGCATGGCTCGATCGCCGGCAATCGCGAACTCAAAAGCTCGATCCAGACGACCAACAAACTTTGGTTCTCATATCCCGGATATTCGGAGATACTCACCGGCCAAGCCCATGACGACGTGATTAATAGCAATGGCTTCGGTCAAAATCCGTATCCGTCGGTTCTCGATTTTCTGCAGAAGAAGCTGAAACTCGACGCCAACGAGGTCGTAGATTTCTCTTCGTGGGAGGTTTTCAATCGGATAGCAACCAACAAACCCGGATCGTTTATGGTCAACGCCGGATACGAGGAGTACGAGTCAAAAAATAAAGAAATAGCCGACCTTAGCCGGACGCAATTCCAAACGCTCAGCCCGTGGCCGAGCGTTCGGCACGACTATTACACATTCAAACTCGCCCTCGCTCACATGAAGGAGTTTCGCCCTAGAGCCGTGCATCTTGGCCTTGGCGAAACAGACGATTGGGCACACGACAAAAACTACGAACGCGTGCTCGATGCCTTGAAATTGACGGATGACTTCTTAAAAGAGCTTTGGGAATTCGTCCAAAACGATCCGGCCTATCGCGACAAGACATCGATCATCATTACGACCGATCACGGTCGCGGAAACTCAACAAAAGATTGGTTCGATCACGGCGAAGAGGTGCCCGAGGCTCAGCATATCTGGATGGCTTTTGTAAGTCCTGACTCAGAGCTTCGCGGCGAATGGAAAAATTCCGACACCATCTATCAGAACCAAGCCGCCGCAACGCTTTGCCGGTTTCTGACCTTGGATTACAGCGAACAGAATCCGCAGGCGGGAAAGCCGATCAAGCAGCTTTTTATTATGAAATAG
- a CDS encoding SRPBCC family protein yields MPEIFIETQIHAPAEVCFDLMRDVRLHTETISQTHEEAVAGVSVAMIGVGQTVTFEGSHFGMRQRLTVEVTEFERPRLFVDEMIEGRFKSFKHIHEFIRVRSGTLLRDTIIWRSPLGFLGKIVDKLVLERHLRKLVTTRNKKLKQIAESGVFCAENSALVNKITSP; encoded by the coding sequence ATGCCCGAGATATTCATCGAGACACAGATCCACGCGCCTGCAGAGGTTTGTTTCGACCTGATGCGGGATGTTCGGCTCCATACCGAAACAATTTCTCAAACACATGAAGAGGCAGTTGCGGGCGTGAGCGTCGCTATGATCGGTGTCGGACAAACGGTTACGTTCGAAGGGTCGCATTTTGGTATGCGGCAGCGACTGACGGTCGAGGTCACCGAATTTGAACGGCCGCGACTCTTTGTCGACGAAATGATCGAGGGCCGTTTCAAATCTTTCAAACACATCCACGAATTTATCCGCGTCCGCAGCGGTACATTATTGCGCGACACCATCATCTGGAGATCGCCATTGGGATTTTTGGGCAAGATCGTGGACAAGTTGGTTCTTGAGCGGCACCTACGCAAATTGGTCACCACCCGCAACAAAAAGCTAAAACAAATTGCCGAAAGCGGTGTTTTCTGTGCTGAAAATTCCGCTCTGGTAAACAAAATTACTTCGCCGTAA
- a CDS encoding radical SAM protein, translating to MLLGSPTDNLELHRTFRRRALPQRHKWGRKYFFGNCNLRCVYCQNYQISQTHKEQKKNEITHERLAEMMLELQDRGCHNIGFVSPTHFAPQMARAILIAAEKGLRLPIVYNTNAYDSVEVLKLLDGIVDIYLPDLKYANSDAGFQYSKVRDYKEHARAAIKEMHRQMGDSLVFGDDGLLRQGLMIRLLVLPNDIAGIEDNLRWIRDELSPKTAISLMAQYYATNKAATDDRYILLSRRISEGEWFEAVSVLNDLGIEEGFMQEYESASHYYRPDFTDAEKPFRDIRDFQ from the coding sequence CTGCTACTCGGGTCGCCAACCGATAATCTCGAGTTACACCGCACATTTCGGCGAAGAGCCCTGCCTCAGCGGCACAAATGGGGCCGGAAATATTTTTTCGGCAACTGTAATCTTCGGTGTGTTTATTGCCAAAATTACCAGATCTCGCAAACCCACAAAGAGCAGAAAAAGAACGAGATCACGCACGAACGCCTCGCCGAAATGATGCTCGAACTGCAAGACCGAGGCTGCCACAATATCGGCTTCGTCTCGCCTACGCATTTCGCACCGCAAATGGCTAGAGCGATTTTGATCGCTGCGGAAAAGGGCTTACGCCTGCCGATCGTTTATAACACAAACGCATACGACTCGGTCGAGGTTCTGAAATTGCTCGACGGCATAGTCGATATCTATCTTCCCGATCTCAAATACGCTAATTCGGACGCCGGTTTCCAATATTCCAAGGTCCGCGATTACAAAGAACACGCCCGTGCCGCGATCAAAGAAATGCACCGCCAAATGGGCGACTCCCTCGTGTTCGGCGACGACGGCCTTTTAAGGCAGGGCCTGATGATCCGCCTTCTCGTCCTCCCAAACGACATCGCCGGAATCGAGGACAACCTCCGTTGGATCCGCGATGAGCTTAGCCCCAAAACAGCAATCTCGCTCATGGCCCAATACTACGCCACCAACAAAGCCGCGACTGACGATCGCTACATCCTCCTATCCCGCCGCATCTCCGAAGGCGAATGGTTCGAGGCGGTCTCGGTGCTAAACGACCTTGGCATCGAAGAAGGCTTTATGCAGGAATATGAATCGGCGTCGCACTACTATCGCCCGGATTTCACCGATGCGGAAAAACCGTTTAGGGATATAAGGGATTTTCAATGA
- a CDS encoding cytochrome b/b6 domain-containing protein produces the protein MAKQLERKHPLAVRWLHWVNFPLLAAMIWSGLLIYWANPVYGVRLFGYELFKFFPLWFYEYLGIPQRLAEGLQVHFFFMWLFAVNGVVYVIYTIVSGEWRAICPVPASLKRAPLVALHDVHIVKQKPPQGKYNDAQRIAYTTVIVMGAGSLFSGLAIYKPLQLAWLTALFGGYEWARWVHFWLTILFVLFFTIHVIQVALAGWSNFRSMITGYDIVDAVEPETTDTIEEAAA, from the coding sequence ATGGCAAAGCAGCTCGAACGAAAACACCCGCTCGCTGTCCGTTGGCTGCACTGGGTCAATTTCCCGCTACTCGCGGCGATGATCTGGAGCGGCTTGCTTATCTACTGGGCGAATCCGGTGTATGGAGTTCGCTTGTTCGGCTATGAGCTTTTCAAGTTTTTCCCGTTGTGGTTCTACGAATATCTCGGCATTCCGCAACGCCTCGCCGAAGGCCTCCAGGTGCATTTCTTTTTTATGTGGCTGTTCGCCGTAAATGGTGTGGTATATGTAATTTACACCATTGTGTCTGGAGAATGGCGAGCGATCTGTCCGGTTCCGGCATCGCTAAAACGTGCTCCGCTTGTCGCATTGCATGACGTTCACATCGTCAAGCAAAAGCCTCCGCAGGGCAAATACAACGATGCCCAACGCATCGCCTACACGACCGTGATCGTAATGGGAGCAGGTTCGCTTTTCTCGGGCCTGGCGATCTACAAACCGCTTCAACTCGCGTGGCTTACGGCGTTATTCGGCGGCTACGAGTGGGCGCGTTGGGTGCATTTTTGGCTTACGATACTGTTTGTTCTCTTCTTCACCATTCATGTGATCCAAGTCGCCTTAGCCGGCTGGAGTAATTTTCGTTCGATGATCACGGGTTATGACATCGTCGATGCAGTTGAACCAGAAACGACTGATACTATCGAGGAGGCCGCAGCATGA
- a CDS encoding DUF2721 domain-containing protein, giving the protein MLANELINPDALNSTIEFLTAMVTPALLISATGSLVLSTSTRLGRVIDRVRQLEERLSELIYLEDKDDVPLYDKRVEVMVDLLDKVTSRARILQRAMEMFYYGLGMFVLCSVTIAAAAIFNYVRWLPIPIGIVGIMFLFVGTILMIRETRMATATVNAEMDFTWELAREVAPREVAIKYTPHGKVKGMGLARIKNGRKIPKTFGGE; this is encoded by the coding sequence ATGCTGGCAAATGAGCTCATAAATCCGGACGCTCTCAATTCGACCATCGAATTTCTAACTGCGATGGTCACGCCGGCGTTGTTGATCTCGGCGACGGGTTCGCTTGTGCTTTCGACATCGACTCGGCTCGGACGTGTGATCGACCGTGTTCGCCAGCTTGAGGAACGCCTCAGCGAGTTGATCTATCTCGAAGACAAGGACGACGTGCCGCTCTATGATAAACGCGTCGAGGTAATGGTCGATCTGCTCGACAAGGTGACGAGCCGTGCCCGAATACTCCAGCGGGCGATGGAAATGTTCTATTACGGCTTGGGCATGTTTGTGCTTTGCAGCGTTACGATCGCGGCTGCGGCAATATTTAACTATGTCCGCTGGCTGCCGATCCCGATCGGTATCGTCGGTATTATGTTCCTCTTTGTTGGCACAATTCTTATGATCCGCGAGACGCGAATGGCGACGGCGACGGTCAATGCTGAGATGGATTTCACTTGGGAACTCGCCCGCGAAGTCGCTCCTCGCGAAGTCGCCATCAAATACACTCCTCACGGCAAGGTCAAGGGCATGGGCCTCGCCAGGATCAAGAATGGACGCAAGATACCTAAAACTTTTGGCGGAGAATAG
- a CDS encoding molybdopterin-dependent oxidoreductase: MSVEDAKRQMSLRSRRSFLAGGISSLAGIFGWLSISDETKKNLYNRAFSFNERISQILYSPKRLAPEFPPDRVTVPARQNGFEGMADAVDLAGWKLNVGGLAGRTDDLTLTLDDIKDMPRTEMVTEFKCIEGWSTIVCWAGVRFSDFAEKYYPGGVAALPSYVALTTPDDLYYVGWDTPSILHPQTLLAYEMNGAPLSPEHGAPLRIASTTKYGIKQIKRIGRIEFTSERPRDFWAEYDYDWYSGH, from the coding sequence ATGTCCGTCGAAGACGCAAAACGACAAATGTCGTTGCGTTCGCGGCGGAGCTTTTTGGCTGGGGGAATTTCATCGCTGGCGGGCATTTTCGGCTGGCTTTCGATAAGTGACGAAACCAAAAAGAACCTTTACAATCGCGCTTTTTCCTTCAACGAACGCATCAGCCAGATCTTATACAGCCCCAAACGGCTTGCTCCCGAATTTCCGCCCGACCGTGTTACCGTACCTGCCCGGCAAAACGGTTTCGAAGGTATGGCCGACGCGGTCGATCTCGCGGGTTGGAAATTGAATGTCGGCGGCCTCGCCGGTCGAACTGATGACCTGACACTAACGCTCGATGACATCAAAGACATGCCGCGGACCGAAATGGTCACCGAATTCAAATGCATTGAAGGCTGGAGCACCATCGTGTGTTGGGCCGGCGTACGGTTTTCGGATTTTGCGGAAAAGTACTACCCAGGCGGCGTAGCGGCGTTGCCGTCCTATGTCGCTTTGACGACGCCCGACGATCTCTACTACGTCGGTTGGGACACGCCCAGCATTCTTCATCCGCAGACCCTGCTGGCGTACGAAATGAACGGTGCCCCGTTAAGTCCTGAACATGGAGCTCCTCTGCGTATTGCCAGTACAACAAAATACGGCATCAAGCAGATCAAACGGATCGGCCGTATCGAATTTACCAGCGAACGTCCAAGGGATTTTTGGGCGGAATACGATTATGATTGGTATTCAGGGCACTGA
- a CDS encoding Fe(2+)-trafficking protein, translated as MGLFGDKFKCGRCGLKNEPIGFAPIPTELGQKIGSEMCKDCWKEWQEKQKQLINHFGLDVSNPDSHQFLFDNMNIFFYNEGVELTQIDTSKEGSVNW; from the coding sequence ATGGGATTATTTGGAGATAAATTTAAGTGTGGGCGTTGCGGGCTGAAAAACGAACCGATCGGTTTTGCGCCGATTCCGACCGAGCTTGGTCAAAAGATCGGCAGCGAGATGTGTAAGGACTGCTGGAAAGAGTGGCAGGAAAAGCAAAAACAGCTCATTAACCACTTCGGCCTCGACGTGTCGAACCCCGATTCGCACCAGTTCTTGTTCGACAACATGAACATCTTCTTCTACAACGAAGGCGTCGAACTGACACAGATCGACACGTCGAAAGAGGGATCGGTGAACTGGTAG
- a CDS encoding serine/threonine protein kinase: MFIADQQIGPYTLIRRIGRGGFGEVWLAERRSQFFSKKLAIKLPLDEQVDLKTISQEAVLWEQASGHPNVLPIIDADVYDGQIVIASEYAEGGSLADKLKLEGALPPVEAVQLTIGILKGLEFLHGRKIIHRDVKPENVLLQGETPRLADFGISRAMQSSSNSALVAGTDAYMSPESFKGERSAQTDIWSVGVVLFELLNGGLPFPQEHPSERMYAILSDEPRPLTVEAPRRLKAILERSLAKSPDVRYRSAREMRDDLRWALGEFSQASTVIGPSVVDLSPDQPSPATSPSGKQIEPPRPTALVMPPASGPSDGPGLFGQYADQSIDQKPNWPSFVTVAGVMVAVLALSVLGAMALVSLRIIRFSDPPSDLTENYMPSPTPIPSSTPTPTPTPTPTASVTPIPPADREGRYTGSYGSAEISAADEKGFTFRLNTGNGAGGIGELDGKAFWIEPTTAVHTNIPDQEHYDDPESIWYKKKCKVTFKFSGTQLKTIDGGGPCLYYHGAGSTLNGTFVLNRSKANSAH, encoded by the coding sequence ATGTTCATCGCGGATCAACAGATCGGCCCATATACACTTATTCGCCGCATTGGAAGAGGCGGTTTCGGCGAAGTGTGGCTCGCTGAGCGGCGTTCGCAGTTTTTCTCGAAAAAGCTTGCGATCAAGCTGCCGCTAGATGAGCAGGTCGATCTGAAAACGATCAGTCAGGAAGCAGTACTCTGGGAACAAGCCAGCGGCCATCCAAACGTGCTGCCGATCATTGACGCCGACGTTTACGACGGCCAGATAGTCATCGCCAGCGAATATGCCGAAGGAGGTTCTTTAGCAGACAAACTGAAGCTTGAGGGGGCACTGCCGCCGGTCGAGGCAGTTCAGTTAACGATCGGTATCTTAAAGGGGCTTGAGTTTCTGCATGGACGAAAGATCATTCACCGCGATGTCAAGCCTGAAAACGTTCTGCTTCAGGGCGAAACTCCAAGGCTGGCGGATTTTGGCATATCGCGTGCAATGCAATCTTCATCAAACAGCGCGTTGGTGGCCGGAACTGACGCCTATATGTCGCCGGAATCGTTCAAGGGAGAGCGCAGCGCTCAAACCGATATCTGGTCGGTAGGAGTCGTACTCTTTGAATTACTCAACGGCGGGCTCCCTTTTCCGCAAGAACATCCGTCTGAGCGGATGTACGCGATCTTGAGTGATGAGCCGAGGCCTCTAACGGTCGAAGCGCCGCGCAGGTTAAAGGCTATTCTCGAAAGATCATTAGCAAAATCCCCGGACGTTAGATACAGGTCGGCTCGTGAAATGCGTGATGATCTCCGGTGGGCGTTAGGTGAATTTTCGCAGGCATCAACGGTCATAGGGCCGTCCGTTGTTGATCTCTCGCCTGATCAGCCATCACCCGCAACATCACCGAGCGGGAAACAGATCGAACCACCGAGGCCGACAGCTCTGGTCATGCCGCCCGCCTCGGGACCAAGTGACGGGCCCGGCTTATTCGGGCAGTATGCGGATCAGTCGATCGATCAGAAACCTAATTGGCCGTCTTTTGTCACCGTCGCCGGCGTGATGGTTGCCGTTCTTGCGTTGAGCGTTCTGGGGGCAATGGCACTCGTGAGTTTGAGAATAATCAGATTTTCCGATCCGCCATCCGATCTGACTGAGAATTACATGCCTTCGCCAACACCAATTCCGTCGTCGACGCCAACTCCGACCCCAACTCCAACGCCGACCGCGAGCGTTACACCTATACCGCCGGCCGATCGCGAAGGCCGTTACACCGGTTCTTACGGTTCTGCTGAAATTTCGGCAGCCGATGAAAAAGGATTTACGTTCAGGTTGAATACGGGGAACGGAGCAGGGGGAATAGGTGAGCTTGATGGGAAGGCTTTTTGGATCGAGCCGACGACTGCCGTTCATACCAACATACCTGATCAGGAGCACTACGACGACCCGGAAAGTATCTGGTATAAGAAGAAATGCAAGGTAACGTTTAAGTTTTCCGGTACGCAGCTGAAGACAATAGACGGTGGCGGCCCGTGCCTTTACTACCATGGAGCCGGGTCTACTCTCAACGGGACATTCGTACTAAACAGATCGAAAGCAAATAGTGCGCATTAG